Proteins encoded within one genomic window of Spiribacter curvatus:
- the recA gene encoding recombinase RecA, producing the protein MDEDRKKALGAALGQIEKQFGKGAVMRMGDARAVGNIPVISTGSLALDVALGIGGIPRGRVVEIYGPESSGKTTLTLQAIAEAQRAGGTAAFVDAEHALDPEYAGKLGVDVDELLVSQPDTGEQALEIADMLVRSSAVDIVVVDSVAALTPKAEIEGEMGDSHVGLQARLMSQALRKLTANIKRSNTTVVFINQIRMKIGVMFGSPETTTGGNALKFYSSLRMDIRRIGAIKKGDEVIGNETRVKVVKNKMAPPFRQAEFEILYGEGISREGELIDLGAKNGIVDKSGAWYSYNGDRIGQGKDNVRNFLKEHPEMTDAIDQALRQKLLDLPADDETSAEAEEGGANA; encoded by the coding sequence ATGGACGAAGATCGCAAGAAGGCACTGGGCGCGGCCCTCGGCCAGATTGAAAAGCAGTTCGGGAAGGGCGCGGTCATGCGCATGGGTGACGCCCGGGCTGTCGGCAATATACCGGTCATTTCCACTGGCTCGCTGGCGCTCGACGTGGCGTTGGGAATTGGCGGGATTCCCCGCGGCCGGGTCGTTGAAATCTATGGGCCAGAGTCGTCCGGCAAGACCACGCTCACGCTGCAGGCGATCGCCGAAGCGCAGCGGGCGGGCGGAACCGCCGCGTTCGTTGACGCCGAGCATGCGCTCGATCCGGAGTACGCCGGTAAACTCGGAGTCGATGTCGACGAGCTGCTGGTCTCGCAGCCGGACACGGGTGAGCAGGCGCTCGAAATCGCCGATATGCTGGTGCGCTCGAGCGCGGTGGATATCGTCGTGGTCGACTCAGTAGCGGCCCTGACGCCCAAGGCGGAAATCGAAGGCGAGATGGGTGACTCGCACGTCGGGCTGCAGGCACGGCTCATGTCCCAGGCCCTTCGTAAGCTCACGGCAAACATCAAGCGCTCCAACACAACGGTCGTTTTCATCAACCAGATCCGCATGAAGATCGGTGTGATGTTTGGCAGCCCCGAGACCACTACGGGCGGCAACGCGCTCAAGTTCTACTCCTCCCTGCGGATGGACATTCGGCGTATCGGGGCGATCAAGAAAGGTGATGAGGTCATCGGCAACGAGACCCGCGTCAAGGTCGTCAAGAACAAAATGGCACCTCCTTTCCGTCAGGCCGAGTTCGAGATCCTCTACGGCGAGGGCATCTCCCGTGAGGGCGAGCTGATCGATCTCGGCGCGAAAAACGGTATCGTCGATAAGTCCGGTGCGTGGTACAGCTACAACGGCGATCGTATCGGTCAGGGCAAGGACAATGTCCGCAACTTCCTCAAAGAGCATCCGGAGATGACCGACGCCATCGATCAGGCGCTGCGCCAGAAACTCCTCGATCTGCCCGCTGATGACGAGACGTCCGCCGAGGCGGAAGAGGGTGGGGCGAACGCCTGA
- a CDS encoding regulatory protein RecX yields the protein MADAPEESSPEAIRECCIRLLARREHSRLELQRKLEAREFPRAAIPAVLDALTEENLLSDQRFAEMFARTRCENGQGPMKIRADLQARGIDSAEIDRSLELVDDTWLDYCRAAWRRRFGVAPADRRDWSRQARFLAGRGFSAELVRRVLDETANEADNTDI from the coding sequence ATGGCCGACGCACCCGAGGAATCCTCCCCCGAGGCGATACGCGAATGCTGTATCCGCCTGCTTGCCCGACGCGAGCACTCGCGTCTTGAGCTTCAGCGAAAGCTCGAGGCGCGCGAGTTCCCGCGTGCCGCAATCCCCGCCGTGCTGGACGCGCTGACCGAGGAGAATCTCCTGAGTGATCAGCGTTTTGCCGAAATGTTTGCACGTACCCGCTGCGAGAACGGTCAGGGCCCGATGAAGATCCGTGCCGACCTTCAGGCCCGGGGCATCGATAGCGCAGAGATTGACCGCTCTCTGGAACTCGTCGACGATACGTGGCTTGATTATTGCCGCGCAGCATGGCGCCGGCGCTTCGGCGTCGCCCCGGCGGATCGACGTGACTGGTCCCGTCAGGCCCGGTTTCTGGCCGGTCGGGGGTTCAGTGCTGAATTGGTTCGGCGGGTGCTGGACGAAACGGCGAACGAAGCAGACAACACAGATATTTGA
- the alaS gene encoding alanine--tRNA ligase: MNNSSAAIRRAFHEFFAERGHSIVPSASLVPPNDPTLLFTNAGMVPFKDVFLGREQRPYQRAVSAQRCVRAGGKHNDLENVGYTARHHTFFEMLGNFSFGQYFKRDAISYAWTFLTETLGLPAERLWVTVYEDDDEAAGIWLDEVGVDPARFARIGAADNFWSMGDTGPCGPCSEIFYDHGPEVPGGPPGSADEDGDRYVEIWNLVFMQYERGADGALTPLPSPSIDTGMGLERIAAVAQGVTNNYDIDLFRHLVDATARLIGTDDREGSSLRVIADHIRACAFLVVDGVLPSNEGRGYVLRRIIRRAVRHGYKLGVSEPFFWRLVEPLIGEMGEAYPELANNRELVERVLRLEETRFRETLEQGLRLLETDLADLTGDTVPGETVFKLYDTFGFPVDLTADVVREQGLHLDMAGFETAMSAQRERARAASVFRAEYGGAADFGGTTEFSGYEVREDAAQVIGLYRDGGAVDALAPGDHGMVILDRTPFYAEAGGQVGDTGHLLASGVEFSVEDTQKYAQARGHLGHMVTGELRLGDAVDARIDGAKRDRTTLNHTATHLLHAALREVLGEHIHQKGSLVAPERLRFDFAHFEPITADQLRAIEARVNAWIRRDEAGEIFETEYDQAIEMGAMALFGEKYGDRVRVVRFGDVSTELCGGCHVSTTGRIGLFRLIAEGGVSAGVRRIEAITGAAAVERVQNDAQTLEEAAAKLRVAPDNLLVRLDQDIDKVRSLERELGRMKQRLASQAGTELADSAQVIDGVRVLAARVESAGESLRDTVDQLKNKLGSAVIVIAADDDGKVRLVAGVTTDLTDRLRAGDLVNHVARQVGGRGGGRPDFAQAGGSDAAALPAALESVTDWVQEQLNQ, encoded by the coding sequence ATGAATAATAGCAGCGCAGCCATCCGTCGGGCCTTCCATGAGTTCTTTGCCGAACGCGGCCATTCGATCGTGCCCAGCGCCTCTCTGGTGCCACCCAACGATCCGACGCTGCTTTTCACCAATGCCGGGATGGTGCCATTCAAGGATGTTTTCCTGGGTCGTGAGCAGCGCCCCTACCAGCGCGCCGTCAGCGCTCAGCGTTGCGTCCGGGCGGGCGGCAAGCATAACGACCTCGAAAACGTCGGCTACACCGCGCGGCATCACACCTTCTTCGAGATGCTCGGCAATTTCAGCTTTGGTCAGTACTTCAAGCGCGATGCCATCAGCTATGCCTGGACGTTTCTCACCGAGACCCTCGGGCTGCCTGCCGAGCGGCTCTGGGTGACGGTGTATGAGGACGACGACGAGGCCGCCGGTATCTGGCTCGATGAAGTGGGTGTTGATCCGGCACGCTTTGCGCGCATCGGTGCGGCGGACAACTTCTGGTCAATGGGTGATACCGGCCCCTGTGGCCCCTGTTCCGAGATCTTCTACGACCACGGGCCCGAGGTGCCGGGTGGTCCACCGGGCAGTGCCGATGAGGATGGCGATCGCTACGTCGAGATCTGGAACCTCGTGTTCATGCAGTACGAGCGGGGCGCCGATGGCGCACTGACACCGCTGCCGAGTCCATCCATCGATACCGGCATGGGCCTCGAGCGGATCGCCGCGGTTGCGCAGGGTGTGACCAACAATTACGACATTGATCTGTTCCGTCATCTGGTCGATGCAACCGCCCGGCTGATCGGTACCGATGATCGCGAGGGGAGCTCGCTGCGGGTCATTGCCGATCACATCCGGGCCTGTGCCTTTCTGGTGGTGGACGGTGTGCTGCCGAGCAATGAGGGCCGCGGCTATGTGCTGCGCCGGATCATCCGCCGTGCCGTTCGTCATGGTTACAAACTCGGGGTCAGCGAGCCGTTCTTCTGGCGGTTGGTCGAGCCGCTGATCGGCGAGATGGGTGAGGCCTACCCAGAGCTGGCGAACAATCGTGAATTGGTCGAGCGGGTCCTGCGACTTGAGGAGACGCGCTTTCGGGAGACCCTCGAGCAGGGGCTGCGGCTGCTGGAGACCGATCTCGCGGATCTGACGGGCGATACGGTCCCCGGCGAGACGGTTTTCAAGCTCTACGACACCTTTGGCTTCCCGGTGGATCTGACCGCGGATGTCGTCCGTGAGCAGGGACTGCATCTGGACATGGCCGGGTTTGAGACGGCGATGAGTGCCCAGCGCGAGCGCGCCCGCGCCGCGAGCGTTTTCCGCGCTGAATACGGGGGCGCGGCGGATTTCGGCGGCACCACAGAGTTCAGTGGTTATGAGGTCAGAGAAGATGCCGCGCAGGTGATCGGTCTGTATCGCGACGGCGGGGCGGTGGACGCACTCGCACCCGGCGATCACGGGATGGTCATCCTTGATCGCACGCCCTTCTATGCCGAGGCCGGCGGTCAGGTTGGCGATACAGGCCATCTGCTGGCCAGTGGCGTCGAGTTTTCGGTGGAGGACACCCAGAAATACGCTCAGGCGCGTGGTCACCTCGGGCATATGGTGACCGGCGAGCTACGCCTTGGCGACGCGGTTGATGCCCGCATTGACGGCGCAAAGCGTGATCGAACCACGCTCAACCATACCGCGACGCATCTCCTGCATGCCGCGCTTCGCGAAGTGCTTGGCGAGCATATCCATCAGAAGGGCTCGCTTGTCGCGCCGGAACGGCTGCGCTTCGATTTCGCCCACTTCGAGCCGATAACCGCCGATCAGCTCCGTGCCATCGAGGCACGGGTCAACGCCTGGATCCGGCGCGACGAGGCGGGCGAAATCTTCGAGACCGAGTATGACCAGGCCATTGAAATGGGCGCGATGGCGCTGTTCGGTGAAAAGTATGGCGACCGCGTGCGGGTCGTGCGCTTTGGTGATGTCTCCACCGAGCTCTGTGGCGGCTGCCATGTCAGCACCACCGGTCGCATCGGTCTGTTCCGCCTGATCGCCGAGGGCGGCGTGTCGGCAGGTGTACGCCGGATCGAGGCAATCACCGGCGCAGCCGCCGTCGAGCGGGTCCAGAACGACGCGCAGACGCTCGAGGAGGCGGCTGCAAAGCTGCGGGTCGCCCCGGATAATCTGCTGGTCCGTCTTGACCAGGATATCGACAAGGTCCGCTCGCTGGAGCGGGAGCTCGGTCGGATGAAACAGCGGCTCGCGAGCCAGGCGGGCACTGAACTGGCCGATTCAGCGCAAGTCATTGACGGCGTCAGGGTGCTCGCCGCGCGGGTCGAGTCAGCGGGTGAATCGCTCCGCGACACCGTGGATCAGCTCAAGAACAAACTGGGGAGTGCGGTGATCGTGATCGCCGCGGACGATGACGGCAAGGTGCGGCTGGTCGCTGGCGTGACCACCGATCTCACCGATCGTCTGCGTGCTGGCGATCTGGTCAACCATGTCGCCCGGCAGGTAGGGGGACGCGGCGGCGGCCGACCCGATTTCGCCCAGGCGGGTGGCAGTGATGCGGCGGCACTCCCCGCAGCGCTCGAGTCCGTGACTGACTGGGTGCAGGAACAACTGAATCAGTAG
- a CDS encoding aspartate kinase, whose protein sequence is MSLVVQKFGGSSVANIERIENVARKVIASREAGHDVVVVVSAMKGETDRLNELAYGAAQNTTPRPREHDLLLSTGETVTIALLTMVLERMGSPARCLTGAQVRILTDSAFSKARIQDIDAESIRGDLGAGRIVVVAGFQGVDENGSITTLGRGGSDTTAVALAAALEADECQIYTDVDGVYTTDPRVVPTARRLEQVTFEEMLELASLGSKVLQIRAVEFAGKYQVPLRVLSSFQDGPGTLITTEGQNMQQGSMEEPLIAGIAFTRDEAKLTMIGVPDTPGVATQILGPVADANIEVDMIVQNISNDGLTDFTFTVNKTEYDRALDILSQQAKVLGAREVFGDSSIGKLSLVGVGMRSHAGVASRMFKALAAEGINIQMISTSEIKISVVTDEKYLELGTRALHKAFELDDRSGKTVSVEGQSD, encoded by the coding sequence ATGTCACTCGTTGTCCAGAAATTCGGCGGCTCCTCGGTCGCCAATATCGAGCGCATCGAAAATGTCGCCCGAAAGGTCATCGCCTCGCGCGAGGCGGGGCATGATGTGGTGGTGGTCGTCTCCGCCATGAAAGGCGAGACCGACCGTCTTAACGAGCTTGCCTATGGCGCTGCCCAGAACACGACTCCACGACCGCGCGAGCATGATCTGCTGCTCTCCACCGGCGAGACCGTCACGATTGCGCTGCTGACGATGGTGCTCGAGCGAATGGGCTCGCCGGCACGGTGCCTCACTGGGGCACAGGTGCGCATCCTCACCGATAGCGCATTCAGCAAGGCGCGTATCCAGGACATTGACGCTGAATCCATCCGCGGCGACCTGGGAGCCGGGCGTATTGTCGTGGTGGCGGGATTTCAGGGCGTTGATGAAAACGGCTCGATCACCACGCTGGGACGGGGTGGCTCGGATACCACCGCGGTTGCGCTGGCCGCTGCTCTTGAGGCCGATGAGTGCCAGATCTACACCGATGTGGATGGCGTTTACACGACCGATCCCCGCGTGGTCCCCACCGCACGGCGGCTTGAACAGGTCACCTTCGAGGAGATGCTCGAGCTTGCGAGTCTGGGTTCGAAAGTGCTCCAGATACGCGCAGTCGAGTTCGCCGGCAAGTACCAGGTGCCATTGCGGGTGTTGTCCTCCTTTCAGGACGGACCCGGAACACTGATTACAACGGAGGGACAGAATATGCAGCAGGGCAGTATGGAAGAGCCCTTGATCGCCGGTATCGCGTTCACACGCGATGAGGCGAAACTGACCATGATCGGCGTGCCGGATACGCCCGGTGTCGCCACTCAGATCCTTGGCCCGGTGGCGGACGCCAACATCGAAGTGGACATGATCGTTCAGAACATCAGCAATGATGGACTGACTGATTTTACGTTCACGGTGAACAAGACTGAGTATGACCGGGCACTGGATATCCTCAGCCAGCAGGCCAAGGTGCTGGGTGCGCGCGAGGTGTTCGGCGACAGCAGCATCGGAAAGCTCTCGCTCGTTGGTGTCGGAATGCGCTCGCATGCAGGTGTGGCCAGTCGCATGTTCAAGGCGCTGGCGGCGGAAGGGATCAACATCCAGATGATCTCCACCTCAGAGATCAAGATTTCTGTTGTGACCGACGAGAAATATCTCGAGCTTGGAACTCGGGCGCTGCACAAGGCCTTTGAGCTCGACGACCGTAGCGGCAAGACGGTGAGCGTGGAAGGTCAGTCGGACTAG
- the csrA gene encoding carbon storage regulator CsrA produces the protein MLILTRRVGETLMIGDDVAVTVLGVKGNQVRIGVKAPKDVMVHREEIYERIRDEDEAAGDGNASEDER, from the coding sequence ATGCTTATTCTGACCCGCAGGGTTGGTGAAACCCTGATGATTGGCGACGACGTCGCCGTGACAGTGCTTGGCGTCAAGGGCAATCAGGTCCGTATCGGCGTTAAAGCGCCCAAGGATGTCATGGTTCATCGCGAAGAGATCTACGAGCGTATCCGTGATGAGGATGAGGCGGCCGGCGACGGTAACGCCTCTGAGGACGAGCGCTGA
- a CDS encoding LTA synthase family protein, with amino-acid sequence MKRFIALFLVVVVMRALLVAGTGIHPAPIPAIGADLIAAGVLYWVAPLLPGRIMRFAAVALIVMGYAAGAEHLVTHGTFFRMGHLGYLTEPAFIVTSAQGISLIWLAVFSFASLPLFWLLKNTNNLPPLRSAGLVGALIALVILSTDSLTTPNNNVVVGSLAQLPSLALSHPVALEPRQSDNAENAFYEASRGHAAGSGQDQNVLLIMVEGLSGAYLPAIADHHGFNPALSLPRLEQALNATGFRLYSNMLTHQRQTDRGTYPLLCADYPRMRLMPSEMTEASNEGGELDCLPQRLDQAGYRTAYLQAADLDFMAKDQFMPLAGFDRVIGNLGARKTVPEGNTEQSGWGASDRHFLRAALSEVESLDQRRQRWFATLLNVGTHHPFVNGAQPADSAATEQPRDRQDRRRQAFAAMERALVDFLAELDERGFLRDTTVIITSDESTGFVRQTGSAEPLDSNFGMLAVRIADTASKRIEFRPEDQLTAQIDVPMTILDLTGARRGEEMIGRSLLNTDNAGRRRLIVGDTYKGRVHFVRSDGTALGCNESTLNCTSYRFKPARLFGSLERTNDPPFVKRVSRLKLLERTEEIRAIQNR; translated from the coding sequence ATGAAACGTTTTATCGCCCTATTCCTTGTGGTGGTCGTGATGCGTGCCCTGCTGGTGGCCGGCACAGGCATCCATCCCGCTCCGATTCCGGCAATTGGCGCCGATCTAATCGCGGCGGGCGTTCTCTACTGGGTTGCGCCGCTGCTCCCGGGACGGATCATGCGATTCGCTGCCGTGGCACTCATTGTGATGGGCTACGCCGCTGGCGCCGAGCACCTTGTCACGCATGGGACATTCTTTCGTATGGGGCACCTCGGGTATCTCACCGAGCCTGCATTCATCGTCACCAGCGCACAGGGCATCAGTCTGATCTGGCTGGCGGTCTTCAGTTTCGCCAGTCTGCCGCTTTTCTGGCTTCTGAAGAATACCAATAACCTGCCCCCACTGCGCAGTGCGGGGCTGGTCGGCGCACTGATCGCACTGGTCATCCTCTCAACCGACAGTCTGACAACACCCAACAACAATGTCGTCGTTGGATCGCTCGCACAGCTACCAAGCCTGGCGCTGAGCCATCCCGTCGCGCTCGAACCGCGTCAGTCCGACAATGCCGAGAATGCTTTCTATGAGGCAAGCCGTGGCCATGCAGCAGGCTCTGGGCAAGACCAGAATGTCCTCCTCATCATGGTCGAAGGGCTGTCAGGCGCCTATCTTCCAGCGATCGCCGACCACCATGGCTTTAACCCCGCCCTGTCTCTGCCGCGCCTGGAGCAGGCACTCAACGCGACGGGATTCCGCCTTTATTCGAACATGCTCACGCATCAGCGCCAGACCGATCGGGGCACCTACCCCCTGCTCTGCGCCGATTATCCACGGATGCGATTGATGCCCTCCGAGATGACCGAAGCCTCCAACGAAGGGGGTGAACTCGATTGCCTCCCCCAACGCCTTGATCAGGCCGGTTACAGAACCGCATACCTTCAGGCCGCCGACCTGGACTTTATGGCGAAGGATCAGTTCATGCCGCTGGCCGGTTTCGATCGCGTCATCGGCAACCTGGGCGCCCGAAAGACCGTCCCGGAAGGCAACACCGAGCAGTCGGGCTGGGGGGCGAGTGATCGACATTTCCTGCGTGCGGCGCTCTCTGAGGTTGAATCGCTGGATCAACGTCGACAGCGCTGGTTTGCGACACTGCTCAATGTCGGAACCCATCACCCGTTCGTCAACGGAGCGCAGCCGGCGGATTCGGCCGCAACGGAGCAGCCCAGGGATCGGCAGGATCGTCGAAGGCAAGCGTTCGCCGCCATGGAGCGAGCACTCGTCGATTTCCTCGCCGAGCTCGATGAGCGTGGTTTCCTCAGAGATACCACTGTGATTATCACATCGGATGAATCCACCGGATTCGTGCGTCAAACCGGGAGCGCTGAACCACTGGACAGCAACTTCGGCATGCTTGCGGTCAGAATCGCCGATACGGCCTCGAAGCGAATCGAGTTCCGGCCCGAGGATCAGCTGACCGCGCAGATCGATGTACCGATGACCATCTTGGATCTTACCGGTGCACGGCGCGGTGAGGAGATGATTGGCCGAAGCCTCCTCAACACCGACAACGCCGGGCGTCGGCGATTGATCGTCGGTGATACCTACAAGGGGCGTGTCCACTTTGTCCGCAGCGACGGCACCGCGCTTGGGTGTAACGAATCGACGCTGAACTGCACGAGTTATCGGTTCAAGCCGGCCCGTCTGTTCGGCTCACTTGAGCGCACCAATGATCCGCCTTTCGTGAAGAGGGTCAGCCGCCTGAAGCTTCTCGAGCGCACCGAGGAGATTCGAGCGATACAGAATCGCTGA
- a CDS encoding sulfotransferase family 2 domain-containing protein — protein sequence MDVQGFLAVRSAAMISQTHRCIFVHVPKTAGQSIEQVFLTQLRLEWKQRAPLLLRRNRDPRKGPPRLAHLRASEYVDLGYCDLDTFSTFYRFSFVRNPWDRIVSFYKYIGSPAEYPFRDFVLHHLPNGLWSRMHWFVRPQTDFLYRDGKLLVDFVGRFESLAEDFTHVAGQLDLPTRELPFVNRSDARRSPVYPAIRRTLKALWPGSPAFGNFGGRPLTRYPDFAAYYDRDTCDVIARLYASDIEAFGYHSPLG from the coding sequence ATGGACGTTCAAGGCTTTCTGGCGGTCAGGTCGGCGGCAATGATCTCACAGACCCATCGCTGCATTTTCGTGCATGTCCCGAAGACCGCCGGTCAGAGCATTGAGCAGGTTTTTCTCACGCAACTGCGCCTTGAGTGGAAACAGCGCGCCCCGTTGCTGCTGCGGCGCAATCGGGATCCCCGAAAGGGCCCGCCACGCCTCGCGCATCTGCGAGCATCCGAATATGTTGATCTCGGCTACTGCGATCTGGACACCTTTTCAACTTTCTACCGGTTCTCTTTTGTCCGTAATCCGTGGGATCGGATCGTTTCATTCTACAAATACATCGGATCGCCGGCCGAGTACCCCTTTCGTGACTTCGTGCTCCATCACCTGCCGAATGGCCTCTGGTCGAGGATGCATTGGTTTGTTCGGCCGCAGACCGACTTTCTCTACCGGGATGGCAAACTGCTCGTCGACTTCGTGGGGCGTTTCGAATCGCTGGCCGAGGATTTCACGCATGTTGCCGGACAGCTCGATCTGCCGACCCGGGAACTGCCCTTTGTGAATCGTTCGGATGCCCGCCGGTCGCCGGTCTATCCAGCCATTCGGCGGACCCTCAAGGCGCTATGGCCGGGTAGCCCGGCATTCGGCAATTTCGGCGGACGCCCGCTGACCCGCTACCCAGACTTTGCGGCGTACTATGATCGCGATACCTGTGATGTCATCGCGAGACTCTACGCCAGCGACATCGAAGCATTCGGTTATCACTCACCGCTCGGCTGA
- a CDS encoding sulfotransferase family protein: MVYTTREPAIRKPDFFILGAPKAATTALAEWLSAHPQIYFSPRKEPHYFNTDGIAGTARLADYERLFAEADDRHVAVGEGSTHYLYSATAVPRILEYQPDARFIVSVRNPLEMAPALHDECLRQGWETVRRFERAWRLQDARRRGQSVPTPACGDPDRLLYGPYARLGEQLERLYQRVGSDQVKVILVDDLRRDPGAVYRAVLEFLNVGDDGRTAFPTLNSAPHTRSVLLSQLIRRTSMLRDALWRPGDWGLAAAIRRINTRARDRAALDEAMRAELCDYFADDVDRLGRLLNRDLSAWLDQPSGE, from the coding sequence ATGGTCTACACAACGCGGGAGCCTGCCATCAGAAAGCCGGATTTCTTTATCCTTGGCGCCCCAAAGGCGGCGACGACGGCGCTGGCTGAATGGCTCTCAGCGCATCCGCAGATCTATTTCAGCCCCCGCAAGGAGCCGCACTACTTTAATACCGACGGAATCGCCGGCACCGCCCGCCTCGCCGATTACGAGCGCCTGTTCGCTGAGGCCGACGATCGCCATGTCGCCGTCGGTGAGGGTTCGACGCATTATCTCTACTCAGCCACGGCCGTGCCGCGGATCCTTGAGTATCAGCCCGACGCCCGCTTTATCGTCTCGGTCCGTAATCCGCTGGAGATGGCCCCCGCCCTTCATGATGAGTGCCTGCGGCAGGGCTGGGAGACCGTGCGTCGATTCGAGCGTGCCTGGCGCCTGCAGGATGCACGTCGCCGTGGACAGTCCGTCCCCACTCCTGCCTGCGGGGATCCCGATCGATTGCTCTACGGCCCCTACGCCCGGCTCGGCGAACAGTTGGAGCGCCTCTATCAGAGGGTCGGGTCAGATCAGGTCAAGGTCATCCTTGTCGACGACCTGCGTCGCGATCCCGGTGCAGTCTATCGCGCCGTCCTTGAATTTCTCAATGTCGGGGATGACGGGCGCACGGCATTCCCTACCCTCAACTCCGCGCCCCACACCCGCTCGGTGCTGCTCTCGCAGCTCATCCGGCGCACCTCGATGCTCCGCGACGCGCTCTGGCGACCGGGCGACTGGGGGCTGGCCGCCGCTATCCGCCGGATCAACACCCGTGCTCGAGACCGTGCGGCGCTGGATGAGGCGATGCGGGCCGAACTGTGTGACTACTTCGCCGACGACGTTGACCGGCTCGGACGCCTACTCAATCGGGATCTGTCCGCCTGGCTCGATCAGCCGAGCGGTGAGTGA
- a CDS encoding glycosyltransferase family 4 protein has translation MAVPTDTDHQPPRRLLHVVHAVRTLDPAGGGIVTFLESLCRGLRDDTVQTGIEAVFPTARHWRVLAIRRPIDFHRRIRALLADADALHVHGVFGWHVLLGVLAARRMGRAYVITLHGHLHPDALRERRLAKRLCLALFGCRVLRGAGAVLVTTDAEREIVARHVEGVRTECIMPGLEVPASPPSLAADRRPVAGSGLRVLYLGRLHPHKGVHRVIEALAALADAGIPATLMIAGRGDPGYARRLDRQVASSGLNDRVQLLGHVDAAERARLWPETDVLVLPSRSENFGFAAAEAMAAGRPVIVGEGVGLAPLVMDRDCGHVIPADDACALTDALAAVSDSERRMAMGRNAHAAALDHFSQVAMGTGHERVYRRLVGMPPASSAAT, from the coding sequence ATGGCTGTACCGACCGATACCGATCATCAACCGCCGCGGCGTTTGCTGCACGTAGTCCACGCTGTACGGACCCTCGATCCCGCCGGCGGCGGCATTGTGACTTTCCTCGAGAGCCTGTGCCGGGGGCTGAGGGACGATACGGTGCAGACAGGCATCGAGGCAGTCTTTCCCACCGCTCGGCACTGGCGGGTGCTTGCCATCCGCCGGCCGATCGACTTCCACCGCCGTATCCGCGCACTGCTGGCGGATGCCGATGCCCTGCATGTGCATGGCGTTTTTGGCTGGCACGTACTGCTCGGTGTCCTCGCTGCACGGCGGATGGGTCGAGCGTACGTCATCACGCTGCACGGGCATCTCCACCCCGATGCGCTCCGCGAGCGGCGCCTTGCCAAAAGGCTCTGCCTCGCACTGTTTGGCTGTCGCGTCCTAAGAGGGGCAGGAGCCGTGTTGGTGACCACCGACGCCGAGCGTGAGATCGTTGCCCGGCACGTTGAGGGGGTCAGGACCGAGTGCATCATGCCCGGGCTTGAGGTCCCGGCATCGCCGCCATCGTTGGCTGCGGATCGTCGTCCGGTGGCCGGGTCAGGGCTTCGCGTGCTCTACCTCGGTCGTCTGCACCCACATAAGGGCGTTCATCGGGTTATTGAGGCGCTGGCGGCGCTGGCCGATGCCGGCATCCCGGCAACGCTCATGATCGCCGGTCGGGGTGATCCCGGCTATGCCCGGCGACTCGACCGGCAGGTCGCCTCGAGTGGGCTCAATGATCGGGTGCAGTTGCTCGGCCATGTCGATGCGGCGGAGCGTGCGCGGTTATGGCCGGAGACCGATGTCCTGGTGCTGCCTTCCCGGTCGGAGAATTTTGGATTCGCGGCTGCCGAGGCGATGGCTGCAGGCCGTCCTGTGATTGTCGGGGAGGGTGTGGGGCTCGCGCCGCTCGTTATGGATCGGGACTGCGGTCATGTCATTCCCGCCGACGATGCGTGCGCGCTCACGGATGCGCTGGCGGCCGTGAGCGACTCCGAGCGTCGGATGGCCATGGGGCGAAATGCCCATGCGGCCGCGCTTGATCACTTCTCACAGGTGGCGATGGGCACAGGCCACGAGCGGGTCTATCGACGGCTCGTCGGCATGCCGCCGGCGTCGTCGGCGGCAACCTGA